The following are from one region of the Prionailurus bengalensis isolate Pbe53 chromosome A2, Fcat_Pben_1.1_paternal_pri, whole genome shotgun sequence genome:
- the HSD11B1L gene encoding hydroxysteroid 11-beta-dehydrogenase 1-like protein isoform X4: MKVLLFTGLGALFFSYYWDDNFDPASLQGARVLLTGASAGVGEELAYHYARLGSHLVLTAHTEALLQKVVGNCRKLGAPKVFYIAADMASPEVPERVVQFALDKLGGLDYLVLNHLGATPAGSRSRSVQATRWLMQVNFLSYVQLTSLALPSLTDSKGSLVVVSSLLAKFALDGFFGSLRRELDVQDVNVAITMCVLGLRDRASPAEGVRGVTRAKAAPGPKAALAVIRGGATRAPGVFYPWRFRLLCLLRGWLPHPRAWFIRQELNVTAAAAA; the protein is encoded by the exons CCAGCCTCCAGGGAGCCCGCGTGCTGCTGACAGGGGCCAGTGCGGGCGTCGGGGAGGAACTGGCATATCACTACGCCCGCCTGGGCTCCCACCTGGTGCTCACTGCCCACACGGAGGCCCTCCTGCAGAAG GTGGTAGGGAACTGCCGGAAGCTGGGCGCTCCCAAGGTCTTCTACATCGCTGCGGACATGGCCTCCCCTGAGGTGCCCGAGCGCGTGGTGCAGTTCGCGCTGGACAAGCTGG GAGGACTGGACTACCTCGTGCTGAACCACCTCGGCGCCACCCCGGCAGGCTCGCGGTCCAGGAGCGTCCAGGCGACACGCTGGCTCATGCAG GTGAACTTTCTGAGTTACGTGCAGCTGACTTCGTTGGCGCTGCCCAGCCTGACGGACAGCAAAGGCTCTCTGGTGGTCGTGTCCTCGCTGCTCG CCAAGTTCGCTCTGGACGGCTTCTTCGGCTCTCTGCGGCGGGAGCTAGACGTGCAGGACGTGAACGTGGCCATCACCATGTGTGTCCTGGGCCTCCGGGATCGCGCCTCCCCCGCCGAGGGAGTCAG GGGCGTCACGAGGGCCAAGGCGGCCCCAGGGCCCAAGGCGGCCCTGGCCGTGATCCGCGGCGGCGCCACACGCGCCCCCGGCGTCTTCTACCCATGGCGCTTCCGCCTGCTCTGTCTGCTCCGGGGATGGCTGCCGCACCCGAGGGCCTGGTTCATCCGCCAGGAGCTCAACGTCACCGCTGCCGCTGCTGCCTGA
- the HSD11B1L gene encoding hydroxysteroid 11-beta-dehydrogenase 1-like protein isoform X3, translating to MKVLLFTGLGALFFSYYWDDNFDPASLQGARVLLTGASAGVGEELAYHYARLGSHLVLTAHTEALLQKVVGNCRKLGAPKVFYIAADMASPEVPERVVQFALDKLGGLDYLVLNHLGATPAGSRSRSVQATRWLMQVNFLSYVQLTSLALPSLTDSKGSLVVVSSLLGQVPTSFSRPYSAAKFALDGFFGSLRRELDVQDVNVAITMCVLGLRDRASPAEGVRGVTRAKAAPGPKAALAVIRGGATRAPGVFYPWRFRLLCLLRGWLPHPRAWFIRQELNVTAAAAA from the exons CCAGCCTCCAGGGAGCCCGCGTGCTGCTGACAGGGGCCAGTGCGGGCGTCGGGGAGGAACTGGCATATCACTACGCCCGCCTGGGCTCCCACCTGGTGCTCACTGCCCACACGGAGGCCCTCCTGCAGAAG GTGGTAGGGAACTGCCGGAAGCTGGGCGCTCCCAAGGTCTTCTACATCGCTGCGGACATGGCCTCCCCTGAGGTGCCCGAGCGCGTGGTGCAGTTCGCGCTGGACAAGCTGG GAGGACTGGACTACCTCGTGCTGAACCACCTCGGCGCCACCCCGGCAGGCTCGCGGTCCAGGAGCGTCCAGGCGACACGCTGGCTCATGCAG GTGAACTTTCTGAGTTACGTGCAGCTGACTTCGTTGGCGCTGCCCAGCCTGACGGACAGCAAAGGCTCTCTGGTGGTCGTGTCCTCGCTGCTCG GCCAGGTGCCCACATCCTTCTCCCGCCCGTACTCGGCAGCCAAGTTCGCTCTGGACGGCTTCTTCGGCTCTCTGCGGCGGGAGCTAGACGTGCAGGACGTGAACGTGGCCATCACCATGTGTGTCCTGGGCCTCCGGGATCGCGCCTCCCCCGCCGAGGGAGTCAG GGGCGTCACGAGGGCCAAGGCGGCCCCAGGGCCCAAGGCGGCCCTGGCCGTGATCCGCGGCGGCGCCACACGCGCCCCCGGCGTCTTCTACCCATGGCGCTTCCGCCTGCTCTGTCTGCTCCGGGGATGGCTGCCGCACCCGAGGGCCTGGTTCATCCGCCAGGAGCTCAACGTCACCGCTGCCGCTGCTGCCTGA
- the HSD11B1L gene encoding hydroxysteroid 11-beta-dehydrogenase 1-like protein isoform X5, whose protein sequence is MGLSGPGGLDYLVLNHLGATPAGSRSRSVQATRWLMQVNFLSYVQLTSLALPSLTDSKGSLVVVSSLLGQVPTSFSRPYSAAKFALDGFFGSLRRELDVQDVNVAITMCVLGLRDRASPAEGVRGVTRAKAAPGPKAALAVIRGGATRAPGVFYPWRFRLLCLLRGWLPHPRAWFIRQELNVTAAAAA, encoded by the exons ATGGGCCTCTCCGGGCCAGGAGGACTGGACTACCTCGTGCTGAACCACCTCGGCGCCACCCCGGCAGGCTCGCGGTCCAGGAGCGTCCAGGCGACACGCTGGCTCATGCAG GTGAACTTTCTGAGTTACGTGCAGCTGACTTCGTTGGCGCTGCCCAGCCTGACGGACAGCAAAGGCTCTCTGGTGGTCGTGTCCTCGCTGCTCG GCCAGGTGCCCACATCCTTCTCCCGCCCGTACTCGGCAGCCAAGTTCGCTCTGGACGGCTTCTTCGGCTCTCTGCGGCGGGAGCTAGACGTGCAGGACGTGAACGTGGCCATCACCATGTGTGTCCTGGGCCTCCGGGATCGCGCCTCCCCCGCCGAGGGAGTCAG GGGCGTCACGAGGGCCAAGGCGGCCCCAGGGCCCAAGGCGGCCCTGGCCGTGATCCGCGGCGGCGCCACACGCGCCCCCGGCGTCTTCTACCCATGGCGCTTCCGCCTGCTCTGTCTGCTCCGGGGATGGCTGCCGCACCCGAGGGCCTGGTTCATCCGCCAGGAGCTCAACGTCACCGCTGCCGCTGCTGCCTGA